Part of the Halobaculum halobium genome, GCGGTCCACCGCAGCACGTCGATCCGACGCGCTGTCGCTCCACCGCGACCGCCGTATCACGCTGCCCGTCTCACCGTGTCCGCCTCTTCACTGCGCACGACTCGCTGTTCGCGTCTACTCGACCAGGAGGAACCCCGCGACCAGCACTGCGATGCACACCGCAACCACCCCCAGCGTGACCGCGAGCCCGTCGAGCGTGACGGCGACCACCCCCGCGCCGACGAGCGCCGCCCCCGCCAGCGCCACGACTGCGATCGTTCCGGTGTCGAGCGGAGAACCCTCGTCGCCTTTCGCCGCTGACGCGGCGCCGCGAGCGCGCTCGAGCCACTCGTCGACCCGCCGACGAACGGGCGACGGTTCCCGCGACCCGTCCTCGGCAGCCGGTTTCGCCAGCGGTGACTCCCGTGACCCGTCGCTGCCGATACTGCCGTCGCCGCCGAGATCGCCGTCCTCCCGGACGGTACTGTCCTCCTCCTCAGGCTCCGGCGGCTCGATCCGGAGCTGCACGGTCGTTTTCTCGGCGCCGTGGCCCACGATGATGTCCAGCGTCCCCGTCACCGCGTCCGCAACGGGCGCGACCGACACGCGAACCGTACGAGTCGACCCCTCGTCCACGTAGTGGTTGGGCGGCGCGACAGCGGCGACCCCCGCCAGCGGCCCGTCGAACCGCAGGTGGACGTGGACCGGCTCGCCCTCGTTTCTGAGCGCGACGGCGAACTCGCCGTCAGCCGCGAACGACTCCGGCGCGGCCACCTCGTTGAGTCGCTCGCGGTTCAGCGTTACCCCCAGGACAGCTGCCTCTGACGACACAGGTACCCGTCCCGCGGAGACGAGAAAAAAGTTCGTCGCCGCGGTGGCGATCGGACGGCGATCCGAAACTGATCAGAACGCGTTACTCGCGCATGTCCGGCGGTAACAGGTTCGGGATCCCGTCCTCGATGGGGTACGTCTCGCCGCAGTCCGTGCAGGTGAGCGTTCCCGCGATGATCTCGCCGTCGTCGCCCTCCTCGCGCTCGGTCACGTCGAGGTCGAGGTCGTGCTTGTCGAGCGGACAGCAGACGATGTCCAACAGGGACGCTTTCATTAGCCGATTCGTGGCGCGGGTCGGTCAAAAGCGTGCGGGTTCGCTGTCGGGCGACGGCGCGCGGACGCGCCACCACGCCGCACAGCGGGGGTTCGCGGGTCCCCGCGACCCCTTACTCCCAGGGGTTCGACCGCACGATCGTCTGCTCGCGATCGGGGCCGACGCCGACGGCGTAGACGGGGGTGTCGAGTTGCGCCTCGAGGTACTCCAAGTAGTCGCGAGCCGCGTTCGGGAGCGCCTCGTATCCCTCCTCGGCGACGGCCTCGGGGTCGAACGCCGCCCACGGCTCGAACTCGCGCAGCACCGGCTCGCACTCGGCCCAGCGCTCGGTCGTCGCGGGCAGCGACAGTCGTTCCGCACCGTCGAGGTCGTAGGCGTGGCCGACCTTCAGCTCGTCCAGCCCGGCGAGCACGTCGAGGTGGTTGACGGCGACCCCGGTGTAGCCGTTGACGCGGGCCGCGTGCCGGAGCATCGGCACGTCGAGCCAGCCGATCCGGCGGGGACGACCGGTGACGGTGCCGAACTCACCACCCTTCTCGCGGATGTCGCTGGCGAGCGTCTCTTCGCGCTCGTCGCCGTCCAGTTCGGTCGGCATCGGTCCCTCGCCGACGCGAGAGAGGTACGCCTTCACGACGCCGACGACCTCGCCGCGGCCGGTGACCGTCGGCCCCGTCCCCGAGCCGGTCGCGGCGCCCCCGGCGGTCGGGTTCGAGGAGGTGACGTACGGGTAGCTCCCGTGGTCGATGTCGATGAGCGTGCCCTGCGCGCCCTCGAACATCACGTTGTCCCCGGCGGCGCGGCGCTCGTGCAGGAAGTCCGAGCAGTTGACGACCATCTCCGCCTGGCGGAGCCGGCGCCCGATCTCGGCGTACTCCTCGTGGAGCGCGTCGATGTCGCACTCCTCGCCCGCATCGAGGCCGTACACGTCCTCGATGACCGCGCGCTTGTACGGGACGACGTACTCCAGACGCTCGCGCAACACCTCGGGGTCGAGCAGGTCGCCGACGCGGATCCCGCGGCGGCCGGCCTTGTCCTCGTAGGTGGGGCCGATACCGCGCCCGGTGGTGCCGACCTCGACGCCGGAGTCGGAGTCGGCTTTCGCCTCCTCTTCGATCCCGTCGAGGCGCCGGTGGTACGGCATGATGACGTGTGCGCGCTTGGCGACGCGCACGTCGGGGTCCAGCCCGCGCTCGCGGAGCGTCTCAGTCTCCTCGAACAACGTCCGGGGGTTCACGACGCAGCCGTTCCCGAGTACGCCGATCTTGTCGCGGACGGCGCCGGAGGGAACCAGCGAGAGCGCGTACTCCTCACCGCCTTCGACGACGGTGTGGCCGGCGTTGTCGCCGCCCTGATACCGCACGACGACGTCGGCGTCCCCGCCCCACAGGTCGACGAGGGCGCCCTTGCCCTCGTCGCCGAGCTGGGATCCGACGATGGTGACAGTCATACCGAACGCTGGTTCCGCGCCGCGCGGTAAACCGATTACGGTCCGCTTGCGATGACGATCCACAGCCATGGATATCACTCGGCGTCAGCCAGTGACGGTATCCGAGTCCACGCATCACCGTGGCGGCCGCGGGCGTAACCGTTAACCACACACACACACGAGATCCGGTCGAGATCGCCCGACATCGTGACGGCCGGGCAACCCGATCCCGGCCGGGAGGAGAACTTTTAAAGGGGCCACGGACGAGTTAACACGTGCCATGATAGACAGACTGGAGAAGGAGGTCGATATGCTGGAGCGGCACCTCCAAGTCCTCCGAATGGTCATCGAGAACGAGCCGATCGGGATCGTGAAGATGTCCAACGAGACGGGCTACCCACACCACAAAGTCCGCTACTCGCTGCGCGTGCTCGAGGAGGAGAACCTCATCGAGCCGTCCAGCCAGGGCGCGATCACGACCGAGCGGACCGCCGAGTTCGTCGACGAACTCGACGGCAAGATCGACGAGATCGTCGAGAAGATCGGCGGCATGCGGATCGAGGACGCACCGGAACTCGAAAGCTGAGCAGGGCTCGGCGACGGTTCTCGCGGTCGCACCGCTGCGGCCACGTAGCGCTGCGATTGTCCCCGTAGCAGTGGGTCTCTTCTCGTCGATCGAACAAACTGGGGACGG contains:
- a CDS encoding DUF7524 family protein; the encoded protein is MSSEAAVLGVTLNRERLNEVAAPESFAADGEFAVALRNEGEPVHVHLRFDGPLAGVAAVAPPNHYVDEGSTRTVRVSVAPVADAVTGTLDIIVGHGAEKTTVQLRIEPPEPEEEDSTVREDGDLGGDGSIGSDGSRESPLAKPAAEDGSREPSPVRRRVDEWLERARGAASAAKGDEGSPLDTGTIAVVALAGAALVGAGVVAVTLDGLAVTLGVVAVCIAVLVAGFLLVE
- a CDS encoding methytransferase partner Trm112; translation: MKASLLDIVCCPLDKHDLDLDVTEREEGDDGEIIAGTLTCTDCGETYPIEDGIPNLLPPDMRE
- a CDS encoding adenylosuccinate synthase, translating into MTVTIVGSQLGDEGKGALVDLWGGDADVVVRYQGGDNAGHTVVEGGEEYALSLVPSGAVRDKIGVLGNGCVVNPRTLFEETETLRERGLDPDVRVAKRAHVIMPYHRRLDGIEEEAKADSDSGVEVGTTGRGIGPTYEDKAGRRGIRVGDLLDPEVLRERLEYVVPYKRAVIEDVYGLDAGEECDIDALHEEYAEIGRRLRQAEMVVNCSDFLHERRAAGDNVMFEGAQGTLIDIDHGSYPYVTSSNPTAGGAATGSGTGPTVTGRGEVVGVVKAYLSRVGEGPMPTELDGDEREETLASDIREKGGEFGTVTGRPRRIGWLDVPMLRHAARVNGYTGVAVNHLDVLAGLDELKVGHAYDLDGAERLSLPATTERWAECEPVLREFEPWAAFDPEAVAEEGYEALPNAARDYLEYLEAQLDTPVYAVGVGPDREQTIVRSNPWE